Proteins encoded by one window of Cellvibrio sp. KY-GH-1:
- the nfuA gene encoding Fe-S biogenesis protein NfuA, giving the protein MVNVDITESAQTYLKELLDKQKDNDGIGIRMFVANPGTPSAETCIAYCRPGEEKEGDVIVPLNGFKAYFEERSLPFLEDAKVDYSPDRMGGQLTIRAPNSKMPRVTDDSPLEDRINYVLYNDVNPSLASHGGNVSLVEVTEDMIAVLKFGGGCQGCGSVAITLKQGIEVQLMDKLPELKGIRDVTDHTDRTNAYM; this is encoded by the coding sequence ATGGTCAACGTAGATATCACTGAATCCGCCCAAACGTATCTCAAAGAACTGCTGGACAAGCAAAAAGACAATGACGGTATTGGCATTCGCATGTTTGTTGCCAACCCGGGGACTCCCAGCGCAGAAACCTGCATCGCTTACTGCCGCCCTGGCGAGGAAAAAGAAGGGGATGTAATTGTTCCGCTGAATGGCTTTAAGGCCTACTTTGAGGAGCGCAGCCTGCCGTTTCTGGAAGATGCCAAGGTAGATTACTCACCGGATCGCATGGGAGGGCAGCTCACTATCCGCGCCCCTAACTCCAAGATGCCCCGTGTAACTGACGATAGCCCATTGGAAGATCGCATCAATTACGTGCTTTATAATGATGTAAATCCAAGTCTTGCTTCCCATGGCGGCAATGTCAGTTTGGTCGAAGTCACTGAGGACATGATTGCTGTGTTGAAGTTTGGCGGCGGTTGCCAGGGTTGTGGTTCCGTGGCAATTACCTTGAAACAAGGTATTGAGGTGCAATTGATGGATAAGTTACCGGAATTAAAAGGTATTCGTGATGTGACTGATCACACGGATCGCACCAACGCTTATATGTAA